A single genomic interval of Lathyrus oleraceus cultivar Zhongwan6 chromosome 7, CAAS_Psat_ZW6_1.0, whole genome shotgun sequence harbors:
- the LOC127104616 gene encoding secreted RxLR effector protein 161-like: MAQSLYRNMIGSLLYLTASRPDITFVVGVCVRYQSEPKMSHITQVKRIMKYINGTNEYGLLYSHNANSLLIGYCDADWAGNANDRKITYGGCLFLGNSLISLFSKKKNSVSLSTTKDEYIATGSSFSQLIWMKQMSEEYNVQQDVVTFYCDNLSVINISKNLI, translated from the coding sequence ATGGCTCAAAGTCTATACAGAAATATGATTGGTAGTCTTCTTTATCTCACAGCTAGCAGACCTGACATTACATTTGTTGTAGGAGTCTGTGTTAGATATCAATCTGAACCTAAAATGAGTCACATTACTCAAGTGAAAAGGATTATGAAGTATATCAATGGAACAAATGAATATGGATTGTTGTATTCTCACAATGCAAACTCCTTACTAATAggatattgtgatgcagattgGGCAGGCAATGCTAATGATAGAAAAATCACTTATGGAGGATGTTTATTTTTGGGAAATAGTCTCATATCTTTGTTCAGTAAGAAGAAAAATAGTGTGTCCTTATCTACAACTAAGGATGAATATATTGCTACAGGAAGTAGTTTCTCTCAATTgatttggatgaaacaaatgtcAGAAGAATAcaatgtccagcaagatgtcgTGACATTCTACTGTGACAACCTAAGTGTGATTAACATTTCCAAGAACCTTATTTAG